A single Montipora foliosa isolate CH-2021 chromosome 7, ASM3666993v2, whole genome shotgun sequence DNA region contains:
- the LOC138011571 gene encoding uncharacterized protein, with product MASFVRPEKAARRQPRLSKWEKADIRAVRRTRLSKDELLREDIADKLRCPLCFCLPCVIIAFILLILIGIYVIRPYIQGRGLVSTQCRVNRTETSEQGSCSYRTDKFNPCMKIFVHYRLTDEGSELEAVLMENEQALVHCEKCSYTFGNSDLFGRHSKCSWDSDLSAEDCAPTYFHLYGTPNKTISCFFDPDNAENVARILKVSGGEAAALIVIPLLFLLLWLAAFLFLIYDKRLRSNMEKQVMKEKAHDKSVSMRNGGSIPLGKRNGGFEIETTTTTSADSTTVTTVTTPGTRRRRKKKMPCARQHYPFNYLDEGILLEAKPLSSTTTDMSSNYSYVTVDTSPVCTCHHNGYLQAGFELLPYSRDYLRPVSSTPTGRSSLSNQKGRVFLPESFV from the exons ATGGCGAGTTTTGTTCGCCCTGAAAAGGCAGCCCGTCGACAACCTCGATTATCCAAGTGGGAGAAAGCTGACATAAGAGCCGTACGCCGAACAAGGCTGAGTAAAGACGAACTTTTACGAGAAGATATTGCCGACAAATTGCGTTGTCCGCTGTGTTTTTGTCTCCCCTGCGTCATAATAGCCTTCATCTTGTTAATATTGATCGGGATTTATGTGATACGGCCTTACATACAAG gtcgagggtTGGTGTCCACGCAGTGCCGTGTAAATCGAACCGAAACATCAGAACAAGGGTCTTGCAGCTACAGAACAGACAAGTTCAACCCTTGCATGAAGATATTT GTTCACTACCGTTTGACAGATGAAGGATCGGAGCTCGAGGCTGTCCTTATGGAAAACGAACAAGCCTTAGTTCATTGTGAGAAG TGTTCATATACCTTTGGAAACAGTGATTTGTTCGGCAGGCACAGCAAGTGTTCATGGGATTCTGATTTGTCCGCTGAAGACTGCGCACCGACGTATTTCCATTTGTATGGAACG ccCAACAAAACAATCTCTTGCTTCTTTGATCCGGACAACGCGGAAAACGTCGCCCGAATACTCAAG GTGTCAGGTGGCGAAGCAGCGGCTTTGATTGTTATTCCACTCTTGTTTCTGCTTCTCTGGCTTGCTGCTTTCTTGTTCTTGATATACGACAAACGTCTTCGAAG TAATATGGAGAAACAAGTAATGAAGGAAAAGGCACACGATAAAAGTGTTTCCATGAGAAACGGAGGTTCAATTCCGTTGGGCAAACGGAATGGGGGCTTCGAAATCGAAACAACTACTACAACGAGTGCAGACTCTACAACAGTTACCACAGTAACTACACCAGGTACTCGCCGAAGAAGGAAGAAGAAAATGCCATGCGCGCGACAGCACTATCCATTCAATTACCTGGATGAAGGAATTCTACTCGAGGCTAAGCCGCTATCCAGTACAACCACTGACATGTCGTCTAACTACAGCTACGTCACAGTGGACACTTCACCAGTATGTACATGCCATCATAATGGGTACTTACAAGCGGGGTTTGAGCTTTTACCATACAGCAGGGATTACTTGAGGCCGGTGTCCAGCACACCGACGGGAAGATCGTCCCTCTCAAATCAAAAGGGACGCGTTTTCTTGCCCGAGTCATTTGTGTGA